The window TGCTCTTGACCCAAAAAGATAGGCGCTTACTATTTGAGGATATTTCCTGAAAACTTTAGCTAATATTTTTTGTGACATTGTTTGTTGCATGCCTTAACCCCGATTATTCACCTCAGAATCAATAACTAACAAATTGTCAAACATTACTCGAGGTATGAATAATCGGGGTTAACTATATCAAAAATCATCTGAAATTTCAAAAATCTCTTGTTAGGGCTTCAAAGAATTGGTATAATAAAGATGTCGTGGAGGAAGAGTTATAGATGAAGATGTCGAGGCTCTTTGCGCCAACCTTGCGAGAAGAACCAGGTGAAGCTGAGGTAATATCCCATAAATTAATGCTTCGGGCGGGTATGATGAGGAAGCTGGCTGCAGGAGTTTATTCACTTTTACCCCTTGGACAACGTGTTATTCAAAAAGTCTCCAATATTATTCGTAAAGAATTAAATTATGCTGGAGCTCAAGAAGTTTTTCTGCCAGTCCTCCTTCCTTCTGAATTATGGAAAGAGACAGGCCGATGGGACCTTTACGGCAAGGAACTCTTTCGCATAAAAGATCGCCATGATAGAGAATTTTGTTTAGGCCCTACGCACGAAGAGATAATTACGGATATTGCGCGCAATAATATACGTTCATATAAACAGCTGCCAATTAATTTATATCAGATACAAACGAAATTCCGCGATGAAATACGCCCGCGATTTGGAGTTATGCGTTCTCGCGAATTTATGATGAAAGATGCGTACTCTTTCCATGCGGACCAAGAATGTTTGAATAAAGAGTATAAAAACATGTATGAGACTTATTGCCGTATTTTTGACCGTATCGGTTTTAAATATAAAGTGGTTGACGCGGATTCCGGTATTATGGGCGGAGGGTTTTCTCAAGAATACATGGTTTTGGCAGATACCGGCGAAGAAGAAATTTTCTACTGTGAAGAATGTTCTTATGCTGTTTCTTCAGAAGCCAAAAAATCTGATGACTGTCCAAAATGTAAGGGTAAAAGCTTAAATAAGACACGAGGGATTGAAGTGGGCCATATTTTTCAGCTTGGGACAAAATATTCCGAAGGGATGAAGGCTACTTATCTTGATGAAAACAATAATGAGCAACCTTTTATTATGGGGTGTTATGGCATAGGGGTTGGAAGGACTGCGGCAGCCGCAATAGAACAGAGCCATGACAAGGATGGAATAATTTGGCCGATGGCGATCGCGCCTTATAAAATTATTATAGTTCCGGTAAATGCTGAAGACCCTGAGCAATTTGTTGCTGCAGAAAAAATTTATAATGAATTGACCGATCAAGTAGGAGATGATATCGCGTTTGATGATCGCGCGGGTCGTCTTGGGATGAAATTAAAAGATGCCGATTTAATCGGTTTTCCTGTCAAAATAATAATAGGAAAGGGATTAAAAGAAGGTAAGTTTGAACTCAAAATAAGGGCGACAGGTGAAGTTAAATTAGTTGACAAGGATAATATATTTCCGGTTTTGAAAGAATTGATTTAGCATAGTAAGAAATATTTTTCTGGAGGGCTTAATGACTTGTTTTAATTGTTCCTCAAAATGTGATAAACCTGAAGAAGCCTGCGGTGTGTTCGGCATATATTCTTATGATGGTGATCATTTGGCAAAAACAACATATTATGGCCTTTTTTCGCTTCAACATAGAGGACAGGAGTCTGCCGGAATTGCTGTATCTAATGGGAAAGAGATTAATTATCAGGTTGGGATGGGGCTTGTTAATGTTGTGTTCAAAGAATGGAGTTTAAAAGATCTAACAGGCAACATATCTATCGGGCATGTCAGATATTCAACAACCGGAGGAAGCAGCCTCTCTAATGCGCAGCCTTTTGTTTTGGATACAAAATTTGGGCCTGTTGCTGTTGCTCATAACGGTAATTTAATTAATACCGATGAACTTAAACAGGGTTTGCAGGATAAAGGATTTAAGTTTTCCGGAACTTCCGATACTGAAGTAATTGCAGGACTTATTGCTACTTCGGAGAAAGATAAATTTGAAGAAGCCCTTTTTTCTGTTCTTGATCAGATTCAAGGGGCTTTTTCTCTTCTTATTATGACAACTGACAAACTTTTTGCGATAAAAGATCCTCATGGTGTCAGGCCTTTGTGTGTTGGCGAGTTGGATGAAGCTTATGTTGTGGCATCTGAGACATGCGCATTGGATATTGTCGGCGCGAAATTTCTAAGAGAGATATCAAATGGAGAGATTGTTATTATAGATAAAGAAGGGATGCAGTCAAAAACTTATTCCAGAAAAAAGAAGTCTGCTTTATGTGTTTTTGAATTTATTTATTTTGCCAGACCTGATTCTGTAATTAATGGGCGCAGCGTTTATGAAGCCCGAGTCAGCATGGGGAAATATTTAGCGAAAGAACATAATTCTCCTTATATGGATTTTATAAGCGGGGTTCCAGATTCGGGAATACCCGCGGCGATCGGTTTTGCGTCTGAAAGCAGAATCCCTTTTGGTGACTCGTTGATTAAAAACAGGTACGTAGGGAGGACTTTTATACAGCCCAGCCAGGAGATCCGTGATATGGGAGTAAAAATCAAATTAAATCCTTTAAGAGAGACAGTTAGAAACAGCAAGTTGGTTGTTTTAGATGATTCAATAGTAAGGGGGACAACCTCCAGGCAGATTGTGAAGATTTTAAAAGACGCGGGAGCAAGAGAAGTTCATTTTAGAGTATCTTCACCTCCTATAACACATTCTTGTTTTTATGGTATTGATACTCCTTCCAGGGCTGAATTAATAGCTGCTAACTTGTCTGTTGAAGGCATTAGGAAATACCTTGATGTAGAATCTTTGGGTTATTTAAGCTTAGAAAGTTTGGTTAGGTCAATCAATTTGCCGAGAAATTCTTTGTGTTTGGCTTGTTTAAGCGGCAGTTATCCTATAGAAATTCCGGAAAAACTGGAAACACTGAAATTATTTTTTAAATGATAAGATAATAAAAAGGGGGGTGAATAGCATGGGTGAATCATGCAACTCTTATCCAAAATGTCAGAAGTGTGGAACGGGGGAACTTATTCCATTATCTGACTTTTCTAACAACTCAGTTGCAATTCGTTATAAAGCGTGGGCTTGTACGAATAAAGATTGCAGATTCTTTATTGTTTTGCGTGGTGGAGATGTTTATTATGGTACAGCAACAACAGAATCAGCAAGATAATTTTAAGCTTATTTATAAGAATAATAAGAGCGGGCGGTGTATGTAAACGCCCGTTTTTTATTTTATGGAAAAGGCAATAAGCGCTTATTGTTTAGGGTAAAGTAAAGTGGTATAATTATAATCAAATAGCATAATAATTTAGCGTGAAATTTAAAATATATGGGATCGAATAGCAAATAACTAAAAAAAGAGGGTGATTACTGTGAAAGGCTTAACTTATAAATCATCGGGAGTGGATATAGAGGCGGGGTATGAGGTGGTGAAAAGGGTTAAGAAACTGGCACGCTCTACTTTTAATCCCGCAGTTGCCTCTGGAATCGGTTTTTTTGGCGGTTGCTATTCGATCGATGAAAAAAACATGTTGGTTTCTGCGACCGATGGGGTTGGAACCAAACTTAAAATCGCCTTTAAAATGAATAAGCATGATACTGTAGGAATTGATCTTGTTGCAATGAATGTGAATGATGTTATTTGTTGTGGCGCTAAACCGCTATTTTTTCTTGATTATATTGGAGTTCACAAGTTAGACCCTGATATTGCTGAACAAATTTTAAAGGGGATTGTTAAGGGATGTAAGGAGGCTGGTTGTGCATTGATTGGCGGGGAGACCGCTGAGCTTCCCGGTTTGTACAATGATGGGGAGTATGATTTGGCCGGTTTTGTTGTCGGTATGGTTCAAAAGAAAGATGTGATTAATGGTTCTAAAATTAAGCCTGGAGATAAGATTTTAGGACTTGCTTCTTCCGGCATTCACAGTAATGGGTATTCTTTGGTGCGAAGGGTATTTTTCTGTTGCGCTGATCTTGATATTAATGAAGAGATGAAAGGGCTTGATAAGACTTTAGGTGAAGAGCTGTTGACTCCTACTAGAATTTACACTAAAACCATTTTAAACTTAATAAAACAGGTGAAAGTTAAGGGAGTTGCTCATATAACAGGGGGCGGACTTCCTGAAAATGTTGCCCGCCTTTTACCGAAAGGGACAAAAGCTCATATAGAACGTTTCTCATGGAAACATCCATCTATCTTCGGTTTAGTTCAAATGTACGGACGAGTTGGAAATGACGAGATGTATAAAACATTTAATATGGGAATTGGAATGGTTATTGTTGTTGAGAAGAAAGATGTGGATAAGACTTTAAAAGCTCTAAAAAAATCAGGGGAGGAAGCTTTTTTGATAGGTGAAATTCAGAAGGGGAGCGGGGAAGTAGAGATTAAGTAGAGTTACCAAAAAATGCCGGACTCCA of the candidate division WOR-1 bacterium RIFOXYB2_FULL_36_35 genome contains:
- a CDS encoding amidophosphoribosyltransferase; its protein translation is MTCFNCSSKCDKPEEACGVFGIYSYDGDHLAKTTYYGLFSLQHRGQESAGIAVSNGKEINYQVGMGLVNVVFKEWSLKDLTGNISIGHVRYSTTGGSSLSNAQPFVLDTKFGPVAVAHNGNLINTDELKQGLQDKGFKFSGTSDTEVIAGLIATSEKDKFEEALFSVLDQIQGAFSLLIMTTDKLFAIKDPHGVRPLCVGELDEAYVVASETCALDIVGAKFLREISNGEIVIIDKEGMQSKTYSRKKKSALCVFEFIYFARPDSVINGRSVYEARVSMGKYLAKEHNSPYMDFISGVPDSGIPAAIGFASESRIPFGDSLIKNRYVGRTFIQPSQEIRDMGVKIKLNPLRETVRNSKLVVLDDSIVRGTTSRQIVKILKDAGAREVHFRVSSPPITHSCFYGIDTPSRAELIAANLSVEGIRKYLDVESLGYLSLESLVRSINLPRNSLCLACLSGSYPIEIPEKLETLKLFFK
- a CDS encoding phosphoribosylformylglycinamidine cyclo-ligase, with product MKGLTYKSSGVDIEAGYEVVKRVKKLARSTFNPAVASGIGFFGGCYSIDEKNMLVSATDGVGTKLKIAFKMNKHDTVGIDLVAMNVNDVICCGAKPLFFLDYIGVHKLDPDIAEQILKGIVKGCKEAGCALIGGETAELPGLYNDGEYDLAGFVVGMVQKKDVINGSKIKPGDKILGLASSGIHSNGYSLVRRVFFCCADLDINEEMKGLDKTLGEELLTPTRIYTKTILNLIKQVKVKGVAHITGGGLPENVARLLPKGTKAHIERFSWKHPSIFGLVQMYGRVGNDEMYKTFNMGIGMVIVVEKKDVDKTLKALKKSGEEAFLIGEIQKGSGEVEIK
- a CDS encoding proline--tRNA ligase (catalyzes the formation of prolyl-tRNA(Pro) from proline and tRNA(Pro)) yields the protein MKMSRLFAPTLREEPGEAEVISHKLMLRAGMMRKLAAGVYSLLPLGQRVIQKVSNIIRKELNYAGAQEVFLPVLLPSELWKETGRWDLYGKELFRIKDRHDREFCLGPTHEEIITDIARNNIRSYKQLPINLYQIQTKFRDEIRPRFGVMRSREFMMKDAYSFHADQECLNKEYKNMYETYCRIFDRIGFKYKVVDADSGIMGGGFSQEYMVLADTGEEEIFYCEECSYAVSSEAKKSDDCPKCKGKSLNKTRGIEVGHIFQLGTKYSEGMKATYLDENNNEQPFIMGCYGIGVGRTAAAAIEQSHDKDGIIWPMAIAPYKIIIVPVNAEDPEQFVAAEKIYNELTDQVGDDIAFDDRAGRLGMKLKDADLIGFPVKIIIGKGLKEGKFELKIRATGEVKLVDKDNIFPVLKELI